The Andrena cerasifolii isolate SP2316 chromosome 14, iyAndCera1_principal, whole genome shotgun sequence genome contains a region encoding:
- the LOC143376559 gene encoding uncharacterized protein LOC143376559 — MKDPRPSKEWYQRCVIEPTLASLEEFQERDSGWALPRILNLTVNVNKYNPLRAGCHFKLPREILMKKATISVRSEDNACFAWAVVAALHPAERNPHRPSSYPHYTLVLNLQGIELPMSLEQLGKFERQNGISVNVYTFGMEKGSMVFPLRLTSQKRDRHVNLLYTSNHEHGDVGHFVLIKDLSRLVSAQLSKKKAKKFICDRCMHYFGSAEKLEAHSLDCGQMNDCAILLPSVGNNLLKFSNHCMKERLPFVVYADLECIIEKTEDNHRMGEMDSKLRAYQHHKVHSIAYYMHCSYDTSLSTYRCRRDADCVSWFVNELENFANFAKPILTSNVPILDLTPEQWTTFRDATHCHVCEEPFKSEDVRVRDHCHLSGRFRGPAHSECNLNYKNAFYIPIVFHNLSGYDSHFIIEEIATAFEGSVDVLPITKEKYISFTKNVEDTADSDSRKCIKLRFIDSYKFLNTSLDKLASFLSADKLKILRSEFETLSIEDFNLLTRKGVFPYEYLDCANKLQDPCLPPRESFYSSLTGETVSKSDYAHAEIRALYTDGRQGRVTP, encoded by the exons gagtggtaccaacgatgcgtcatcgaacccaccctggcatcgttggaagagttccaggaacgcgacagcggatgggcattgccgaggattctcaacctaaccgtcaacgttaataagtacaatccgctgcgcgcagggtgccacttcaagttgccgcgggaaatattgatgaagaaagcgacaattagcgtgcgatccgaggataacgcctgcttcgcgtgggcagtggtcgcagctctccatcccgccgaaagaaaccctcatcggccaagttcatatccacattatacattggtgctaaatctccagggcattgagttaccaatgtccctagagcagcttgggaagtttgagcggcagaacggcatctccgtcaacgtgtacaccttcgggatggagaaaggatcgatggtctttccgctgcgcctcaccagccaaaagagggatcgacacgtcaatctgctctacacgtcgaatcatgagcacggcgatgtagggcactttgtgctgatcaaggacttatcccggCTGGTGAGCGCACAGTTGAGCAAGAAGAAggcaaagaaattcatctgtgatcg atgcatgcactactttggatctgccgagaagttggaggcccattcgctggactgcgggcaaatgaatgattgcgccatcctgttgcccagcgtaggaaacaatctgctcaaattcagcaaccactgtatgaaggagcggctccccttcgtggtgtacgccgatcttgagtgcatcattgaaaaaacagaggacaatcaccgaatgggtgaaatggatagtaaattgcgcgcgtatcaacaccataaagtgcacagcattgcatattatatgcattgctcgtacgatacatcactgtcgacgtatcgatgtcgccgcgacgcggattgtgtatcatggttcgtcaacgaactggaaaattttgcaaacttcgccaaacccattctgaccagcaatgttcccatacttgatttaactcccgaacaatggacgacatttcgcgatgcaacacactgtcatgtttgcgaagaaccattcaagtctgaagatgtacgagttcgcgatcattgccatctatccggacgctttagaggtccagcacattcggagtgcaatttaaattataaaaatgcgttttacatccccatagttttccataatttatccggctacgattcgcatttcattatcgaggaaatagctaccgctttcgaaggcagcgttgacgtattgcccataacgaaagaaaagtacatttcattcacaaaaaatgttgaagatacggctgactcagactcgcgaaaatgtattaaattgcgattcatcgattcgtacaaatttctcaataccagtctcgacaaattagcatcttttcttagcgcggataaattaaaaattttacgatccgaatttgaaacattatccatcgaagatttcaatttattgacgcgaaagggtgtatttccatacgaataccttgattgcgcgaacaagctgcaggatccatgcttaccaccgcgcgagtcattctacagttcgttaacgggtgagact